A window of Rhinatrema bivittatum chromosome 2, aRhiBiv1.1, whole genome shotgun sequence contains these coding sequences:
- the LOC115083406 gene encoding t-SNARE domain-containing protein 1-like, translating into MAGKRTIAEVEEHAVELQQEEGTSGSQPSRKRTHNARFTDEEKEVLCRAVCKKHNLLFKSKISWTSKKNIWEKIAQDVSSLSVTPRDVKQVQHRWWDTKKEVKEKAAKIDASAKRTGGGPPCNIVLTPVEEMVLRTMKMEVVVGVQTQYGADSAACEDTTGNGDVNSEHSSHTPEFIFPMTSADSPSQQMSTADMVTLDLYDVPLSEAPEVPLDRQDSVPPQAFLDSEPSQVLDDAPLTEEIAPVVPDLELSLFGNNSLSEQFLTGITSHQDRHNEQLLQEGRLLRADLNTGMAAQANAIRECMAEMMATQRESMAALIGAIRDVASTFPSGNHS; encoded by the exons ATGGCAGGAAAGCGCACTATTGCTGAGGTGGAGGAGCATGCCGTCGAGCTGCAACAAGAGGAAGGCACAagtggcagccagccatccagaAAGCGAACCCATAACGCTCGCTTTACGGATGAAGAGAAAGAAGTATTGTGCCGCGCCGTATGCAAAAAACATAACCTTCTCTTCAAGTCGAAGATCTCGTGGACCAGCAAGAAAAATATTTGGGAAAAGATTGCCCAGGATGTGAGCTCCCTTTCTGTGACGCCCAGGGATGTGAAACAGGTGCAGCACCGGTGGTGGGACACCAAGAAAGAGGTGAAAGAGAAGGCCGCTAAAATCGATGCCTCTGCAAAGAGGACCGGTGGTGGGCCCCCATGCAACATCGTGCTGACACCTGTAGAGGAGATGGTTCTCCGAACTATGAAGATGGAGGTCGTGGTGGGCGTGCAGACGCAGTACGGCGCTGACTCGGCAGCATGTGAAG ACACAACGGGCAATGGCGATGTAAACAGCGAACACTCCAGCCACACCCCTGAATTCATCTTTCCAATGACGAGCGCGGACTCCCCCAGCCAACAGATGTCAACAGCGGACATGGTAACACTGGATCTGTATGATGTCCCTCTCAGCGAAGCACCTGAAGTTCCCCTGGACCGCCAGGATTCAGTACCCCCGCAAGCATTTCTAGACTCGGAACCATCCCAGGTACTGGATGACGCTCCACTGACCGAGGAAATTGCGCCAGTGGTACCGGACCTCGAACTGTCACTTTTTGGCAACAACAGCCTGAGCGAGCAATTTCTGACTGGAATAACCTCGCATCAGGATCGTCATAATGAGCAACTCCTCCAGGAAGGGCGGTTGCTGAGAGCCGACCTCAACACTGGGATGGCCGCTCAAGCAAATGCTATTAGAGAATGTATGGCGGAAATGATGGCTACTCAGAGAGAAAGTATGGCGGCATTGATCGGCGCAATCCGAGATGTTGCCTCAACTTTTCCTTCCGGCAACCATTCCTAA